The Daucus carota subsp. sativus chromosome 7, DH1 v3.0, whole genome shotgun sequence genome window below encodes:
- the LOC108195245 gene encoding large ribosomal subunit protein uL23, producing the protein MMISVKQDYGLFNSFNLVDCRNMSSYLYTGKSHISLPITTPITSSISTAALISVNLNSCFSVQPYHTLSDHKPQKRHNISTPARTQYIKRDSTLLACIDIEETSISAIERMTESLMPARSVKCGAATLKKDAEETGVSAMNPKRKTANQRNSAIPFIVAPLKNSLDQYQVLMYPLVTESAMKNMIENNTLVFLVDVRSNKANIKDAFEMICKIRTRKVNTLTTFAGTKKAFIKLGPEYNAIDVAKKFKFI; encoded by the exons ATGATGATTTCAGTTAAACAAGATTATGGGTTGTTTAACAGCTTCAATTTAGTTGATTGTCGGAACATGAGCAGCTATCTTTACACGGGCAAGTCTCATATTTCATTACCGATCACAACTCCAATAACCTCTTCTATATCTACGGCGGCTTTAATTTCCGTCAACCTTAATTCCTGTTTCTCCGTTCAGCCATACCACACTCTTTCG GATCATAAACCTCAGAAAAGACATAACATCTCCACTCCAGCAAGAACTCAATATATTAAGAGGGATTCAACCCTCTTAGCCTGCATTGATATAGAAGAAACTTCCATAAGTGCCATAGAACGAATGACAGAGTCCTTGATGCCTGCTAGATCAGTGAAATGCGGTGCAGCCACCCTGAAAAAGGATGCAGAGGAGACTGGAGTATCAGCCATGAATCCCAAGCGAAAGACAGCAAATCAAAGAAACTCAGCAATTCCTTTTATTGTTGCTCCTCTGAAGAACTCGCTTGATCAGTATCAGGTACTCATGTATCCACTTGTTACTGAATCTGCGATGAAGAACATGATAGAAAACAATACATTGGTGTTTCTGGTGGATGTACGTTCGAACAAAGCAAATATAAAGGATGCTTTTGAgatgatttgcaaaattaggACCAGAAAAGTTAATACATTAACCACCTTTGCTGGTACCAAGAAGGCATTCATTAAATTAGGGCCTGAGTATAACGCAATTGATGTGGCAAAGAAGTTTAAGTTTATCTAA
- the LOC108193664 gene encoding growth-regulating factor 2: MDLGLMSFNGFGDDNASSSRSVLQRSTHSLLANDSSPASFSISFTSPVPASNAAAYQDFSRQGYGCGGSTGGMDSPFTRCREPFTPSQWLDLELQALIYKYIVANVPVPSHLLFQIRKSLNPFLYAGSFTGSYAPKSFGWGTFHLGLSGSNDPEPGRCRRTDGKKWRCAREAVPDQKYCERHINRGRHRSRKPVESRKGQVVPGTTHITEVAVDSTPSETVMSGPGTSKSLSLPQQQSKILQSTAANAYANALNRVQDTQGQSIISPTVDLKLKDTVPSIRQHHVRTEESSLQEFGLVSSTSLLYSSDKDSYNDPRNRDAILSFSEQETQNQQPLHRFIDDWPKNPSDHLNVVWPDEFKSDWTQLSMSIPKNSSTFSSCSNSPREKFSLAPLSLPCELDNVNMSLALRNDPSEKQTSWNPVTWENSMGGPLGEALNSTSNSVEASRSSLMLNLRNSEVWDGHSQLGSSPTGVLQKTTFVSVSNSSAGSSPRAGNKAGGSSLPDDVPCSIPSS, translated from the exons ATGGATCTTGGGCTTATGAGCTTCAATGGCTTTGGAGATGATAATGCCTCATCTTCTCGATCTGTGTTGCAGAGATCTACTCATTCTTTGCTTGCTAATGACTCCTCCCCAGCTTCATTTAGCATCTCTTTCACTAGCCCAGTCCCAGCTTCAAATGCTGCTGCTTATCAAGATTTTTCAAGACAAG GGTATGGTTGTGGAGGGTCCACTGGTGGAATGGATAGTCCTTTTACTAGGTGCAGAGAGCCATTTACCCCATCTCAGTGGCTAGATCTTGAACTCCAGGCTTTAATATACAAATACATCGTAGCAAACGTGCCTGTTCCGTCACATTTGCTATTTCAAATTCGGAAATCTCTCAACCCATTTCTCTATGCTGGTTCTTTTACGGGATCATATGCTCCTAAATCAT TCGGATGGGGAACTTTCCATCTAGGTTTATCTGGCAGCAATGATCCTGAGCCTGGTAGATGTCGTCGAACAGATGGAAAGAAATGGCGGTGTGCAAGAGAAGCTGTTCCAGATCAGAAGTACTGTGAGCGGCATATAAATAGAGGCCGTCATCGTTCAAGAAAGCCTGTGGAAAGCCGAAAAGGCCAAGTTGTTCCTGGAACCACTCATATAACAGAAGTGGCGGTCGATTCAACCCCATCAGAAACCGTAATGTCAGGCCCTGGCACATCTAAAAGCCTGAGTTTGCCGCAACAACAATCCAAAATTTTGCAGTCCACTGCTGCAAATGCTTATGCTAATGCCCTTAACAG AGTTCAAGATACGCAAGGTCAGTCCATAATATCTCCCACCGTGGATTTGAAGTTGAAGGATACTGTACCATCCATCCGACAACATCATGTCCGGACAGAAGAGTCTTCTCTGCAAGAGTTTGGCCTTGTCTCGTCAACCTCTCTTCTCTATTCTTCAGATAAGGATTCCTACAATGATCCTAGAAATCGTGATGCAATCCTGAGTTTCAGTGAACAAGAAACACAAAACCAACAACCTCTTCATCGTTTCATCGATGACTGGCCTAAGAATCCGTCTGATCATCTCAATGTCGTTTGGCCTGATGAATTTAAGTCAGACTGGACTCAGCTCTCAATGTCGATTCCTAAGAATTCCTCTACCTTCTCGTCGTGCTCAAATTCTCCACGTGAGAAATTCTCCCTTGCGCCTCTAAGCTTACCTTGTGAACTTGACAATGTCAATATGAGTTTAGCTTTGAGAAATGACCCATCTGAGAAGCAAACAAGCTGGAATCCGGTTACTTGGGAAAATTCAATGGGAGGTCCTCTAGGAGAGGCGCTTAATAGCACCTCCAACTCAGTGGAAGCCAGCAGGAGCTCGCTGATGCTTAATCTCAGGAATAGTGAAGTGTGGGATGGCCACTCTCAGTTGGGATCATCCCCAACAGGGGTCTTGCAAAAGACAACCTTTGTCTCTGTCTCAAATAGCAGTGCTGGAAGCAGCCCAAGAGCCGGCAATAAGGCTGGCGGCAGTAGCCTTCCAGACGACGTTCCTTGTTCTATTCCATCTTCGTAA